A genomic stretch from Candidatus Eisenbacteria bacterium includes:
- a CDS encoding alpha/beta hydrolase, which yields MSGSHPADDARLLPVTLRGDAGPIEGLLQEREGHEHALTAVVCHPHPLYGGTMHNKVAHRVAATLHGLGAAVLRFNFRGVGRSAGAFDRGEGELADARVALAFLRERHPAARRWAAGFSFGSWVASRLAAEPDIERVLLVAPPVHTQPFDEMRTLPTPKLVVQGTDDEVCRPENLERVWPQWAEPKRLVRVPGAGHFFDRRLGELADAIRAGLR from the coding sequence GTGAGCGGATCCCACCCGGCCGACGACGCGCGCCTGCTGCCGGTGACTCTGCGCGGCGACGCAGGACCGATCGAGGGCCTGCTGCAGGAGCGCGAAGGGCACGAGCACGCGCTCACCGCCGTCGTCTGTCATCCGCATCCGCTCTATGGCGGCACGATGCACAACAAGGTCGCGCACCGCGTGGCCGCGACCCTGCACGGGCTCGGAGCGGCGGTGCTGCGGTTCAACTTTCGCGGGGTCGGCCGCAGCGCCGGCGCGTTCGACCGCGGCGAGGGCGAACTCGCCGACGCGCGCGTCGCGCTCGCCTTCCTGCGCGAACGGCATCCCGCCGCGCGCCGCTGGGCTGCGGGCTTTTCCTTCGGCTCGTGGGTCGCGTCGCGACTCGCCGCCGAGCCCGACATCGAGCGCGTGCTGCTCGTCGCGCCACCGGTTCACACGCAGCCGTTCGACGAGATGCGCACCCTGCCGACGCCCAAGCTCGTCGTGCAGGGCACGGACGACGAGGTCTGCCGGCCCGAAAACCTCGAACGCGTCTGGCCGCAGTGGGCGGAGCCCAAGCGTCTGGTGCGCGTGCCCGGTGCCGGTCACTTCTTCGACCGCCGGCTCGGAGAGCTGGCGGACGCGATTCGCGCCGGACTGCGCTGA
- a CDS encoding threonine/serine exporter family protein → MSDPSASREQDAIEFVLDLGRALHAHGHPSHWLEAGMERASARLGLRGQFFTTPTSIFAAFGEQQRQQTRLLRVEPGELHLERVEQVLATGREVLAGRLTPAEGSRLLATQLASPPRWGVLSTTVAFALSGAAASRFLGGGAPETAAAAALGGVVALLAALAPRVAVVGRLFEPLAAFAVSLLAGLLATRVPLSAYVATVGAILVLLPGLTLTVAMAELSSRHLVSGTARLTGAGAQFLGLAFGVAMGARLAALAAGPPPLVTPAPLPMWTEVASLVIAPLAFTVLLRARPRDFPWLLAVGAGAYYAGRLATAYVGTELGAFTGAFTATALSNLLARRRRSSPTTTLVPSILLLVPGSIGFRSLTMLMNRDVLSGVETAFWMFVTAAALVAGMLMAGILVSAPPFADDPA, encoded by the coding sequence GTGAGTGACCCTTCCGCCTCGCGCGAGCAGGACGCCATCGAGTTCGTGCTCGATCTCGGACGCGCGCTGCACGCGCACGGGCACCCGTCGCACTGGCTCGAGGCCGGCATGGAGCGGGCCTCGGCGCGCCTCGGCCTTCGCGGCCAGTTCTTCACGACCCCCACCTCGATCTTCGCCGCCTTCGGCGAGCAGCAACGCCAGCAGACGCGCCTGCTCCGCGTCGAGCCCGGCGAGCTCCACCTCGAGCGCGTCGAGCAGGTGCTGGCGACGGGCCGCGAGGTGCTCGCCGGCCGTCTCACTCCCGCCGAGGGCTCGCGCCTGCTCGCCACGCAACTCGCCTCGCCGCCGCGCTGGGGAGTCCTCTCGACCACCGTGGCCTTCGCGCTCTCGGGCGCGGCCGCGAGCCGCTTCCTGGGCGGCGGCGCGCCGGAAACCGCGGCGGCGGCAGCGCTCGGCGGCGTGGTGGCGCTGCTCGCCGCGCTGGCGCCGCGCGTCGCGGTCGTCGGGCGGTTGTTCGAGCCGCTGGCCGCCTTCGCAGTCTCCCTGCTCGCCGGGCTGCTGGCCACTCGCGTCCCGCTGTCGGCGTATGTCGCGACCGTCGGCGCGATCCTCGTGCTGCTGCCGGGCCTGACGCTCACGGTCGCGATGGCGGAGCTGTCGTCGCGCCATCTGGTCTCGGGCACCGCGCGGCTGACCGGGGCGGGCGCGCAGTTTCTCGGGCTCGCGTTCGGGGTGGCCATGGGAGCGAGGCTCGCGGCGCTCGCCGCGGGCCCGCCGCCGCTCGTCACGCCCGCGCCGCTGCCGATGTGGACCGAGGTGGCCTCGCTCGTGATCGCGCCGCTCGCGTTCACCGTGCTGCTGCGCGCGCGACCCCGGGACTTTCCGTGGCTGCTGGCCGTCGGCGCAGGCGCCTACTACGCGGGCCGCCTCGCGACCGCCTACGTCGGAACCGAGCTCGGCGCGTTCACCGGCGCGTTCACCGCGACGGCGCTGAGCAACCTGCTGGCGCGCCGGCGCCGCAGTTCACCAACGACGACGCTCGTGCCCTCGATCCTGCTGCTGGTGCCCGGCAGCATCGGCTTTCGCAGCCTGACGATGCTCATGAACCGCGACGTGCTGAGCGGCGTCGAGACGGCGTTCTGGATGTTCGTGACCGCCGCGGCGCTCGTCGCCGGCATGCTCATGGCCGGCATCCTCGTCTCGGCGCCGCCCTTCGCCGACGATCCGGCCTGA